The Algoriphagus sp. TR-M9 genome has a window encoding:
- a CDS encoding 3-keto-disaccharide hydrolase, which produces MKNTRNLFAVLISSLVLFSCSAEKKAEDGWTNLFNGKDLTGWKPVAGTATFEVVDGAIVGAAVAGSPNTFLITEETYGDYILELDLKIEHESSNSGVMTRGQYDPAARDGKGLVYGYQIEADPSERAWSGGLYDEARRGWLYPLDLNPDAKSAFKMGEFNHYRIEAIGNEIKTWVNGQEVAYVVDDMDQEGFIGLQVHSIRNPEDAGRKTTFKNVKIQTENLQPKPFNKDVFVVNNTLNSLTEYEKANGWKLLFNGQNSEGWRGARMETFPESGWTINDGILTIEASDGGESTNAGDIVTTDLYAAFDLAFEFKLTEGANSGVKYFVTLSEGNVGSAIGLEYQLLDDEKHPDAKMGREGNRTLASLYDLIKADKQGRFIKPIGEWNKGRVVVTPDNKVAHYLNGVKVVEYERGSQEYRDLVAISKYAKWDNFGEAEEGHILLQDHGNKVSFKNIKIKSLK; this is translated from the coding sequence ATGAAAAACACCCGAAACCTTTTCGCGGTTTTAATCTCTTCACTAGTCCTTTTTAGTTGCTCAGCTGAAAAGAAAGCAGAAGATGGTTGGACAAATTTATTCAACGGAAAAGACCTCACTGGCTGGAAGCCGGTAGCAGGAACTGCCACCTTTGAAGTAGTAGATGGTGCCATTGTAGGCGCTGCGGTAGCAGGTTCTCCAAATACCTTTTTGATCACCGAAGAAACCTATGGAGATTATATTCTTGAGTTGGATTTGAAAATCGAACACGAATCCAGCAACTCAGGAGTGATGACCAGAGGACAGTATGACCCTGCGGCCAGGGATGGCAAAGGCTTGGTATATGGATACCAAATCGAAGCAGATCCATCAGAAAGAGCTTGGTCCGGCGGACTGTACGATGAGGCAAGAAGAGGCTGGCTGTACCCACTAGACCTCAATCCTGATGCTAAATCTGCCTTTAAAATGGGAGAATTCAACCATTACAGAATTGAAGCCATAGGGAATGAAATCAAAACCTGGGTCAATGGCCAAGAAGTAGCCTATGTGGTAGATGATATGGACCAGGAGGGTTTTATAGGCCTGCAGGTACATTCCATCAGAAACCCTGAAGATGCAGGAAGAAAAACTACATTTAAAAATGTAAAAATCCAGACGGAGAACCTGCAGCCAAAGCCTTTTAACAAAGATGTGTTTGTAGTAAATAACACTTTGAATTCATTGACGGAGTATGAGAAAGCCAATGGGTGGAAACTGCTCTTCAACGGTCAGAATTCTGAAGGCTGGAGAGGCGCCAGAATGGAAACCTTCCCGGAGTCCGGCTGGACCATCAATGATGGAATCCTGACCATAGAAGCTTCTGACGGAGGAGAATCTACCAACGCTGGCGATATTGTTACCACAGATCTTTATGCGGCATTTGATTTGGCTTTTGAGTTTAAGCTTACTGAAGGAGCCAATTCAGGAGTCAAATACTTTGTGACTTTGTCCGAAGGCAATGTAGGCTCTGCCATTGGTCTGGAATACCAGCTTTTGGACGATGAAAAACACCCTGATGCCAAAATGGGCAGAGAAGGCAACAGAACGCTAGCATCACTTTACGACCTGATCAAAGCCGACAAGCAGGGAAGGTTTATCAAGCCAATCGGAGAATGGAATAAAGGCAGAGTAGTAGTAACTCCGGATAATAAGGTGGCGCATTACCTCAACGGAGTGAAAGTAGTAGAATATGAAAGAGGGTCCCAGGAATATAGAGACTTGGTAGCGATCAGTAAATATGCCAAGTGGGACAATTTCGGGGAAGCAGAAGAAGGTCATATTTTACTTCAGGATCACGGCAATAAAGTGAGCTTCAAGAATATTAAAATCAAGAGCTTAAAATAA
- a CDS encoding Gfo/Idh/MocA family protein yields the protein MKNNRRDFIKKSAAASLGLSALGTAAFSAKSYGRIIGANERLNVAIAGLGRRLGAYYQPIGLKSSNVNLLYLCDAMESQMPKAAKNFAKHIDYAPKLEQNVMKVMDDPEVDTMIIATPDHWHAPGTWMALERGKHVYVEKPCSHNPHEGELLIALQKKYGKVVQMGNQQRSAPESREIIEAIHNGVIGKAFMAKAFYSNRRGAVPLQKAAPAPEGLDWELFQGPAPRRDYTSETWDYNWHWYGWDYGTAETGNNATHELDVARWALQVDYPSQVEVIADKRHFQDDGWEMYDTMDASFIFENGSVIQWDGKSRNSYSTYGSDRGTIIYGTEGSVYVDRGGYKLFDRSGKETKRNLSGGNEAGTALGGGGDMSTIHIVNFFNSIRGLEKQNSNIEEGAVSTLLCHLANISYRTGENLTCDPKNGHIKNSKKAAALWTRSYEKGWEPPKI from the coding sequence ATGAAGAACAACAGAAGAGACTTTATCAAAAAATCAGCGGCAGCATCTTTAGGCCTTTCGGCTCTAGGTACTGCGGCTTTTTCTGCCAAGTCTTACGGTAGAATAATCGGAGCAAATGAGCGCTTGAATGTAGCCATAGCAGGATTGGGAAGAAGACTGGGAGCCTACTATCAACCTATAGGATTGAAATCCAGCAATGTGAACCTCCTGTACCTTTGCGATGCCATGGAGTCTCAGATGCCAAAGGCAGCCAAAAACTTTGCGAAGCATATAGATTACGCCCCCAAACTAGAGCAAAATGTCATGAAAGTGATGGATGATCCAGAGGTGGACACCATGATTATAGCCACGCCGGATCATTGGCATGCGCCAGGTACTTGGATGGCACTGGAGCGTGGTAAACACGTGTACGTTGAAAAACCCTGTTCTCATAATCCCCATGAGGGAGAGTTGCTGATTGCCTTGCAAAAAAAATACGGCAAGGTGGTGCAAATGGGTAACCAACAGCGGTCAGCACCTGAAAGCCGTGAAATTATCGAAGCCATACATAATGGGGTAATCGGCAAAGCCTTTATGGCCAAGGCATTTTATAGCAATAGACGTGGTGCTGTGCCACTTCAAAAAGCAGCACCTGCTCCGGAAGGATTGGACTGGGAGCTTTTCCAAGGACCGGCCCCAAGGCGGGATTACACCTCAGAAACCTGGGACTACAACTGGCACTGGTATGGGTGGGATTACGGCACGGCTGAAACCGGAAACAATGCCACGCACGAACTGGATGTAGCTCGCTGGGCACTGCAAGTAGACTATCCAAGCCAAGTTGAGGTGATTGCTGACAAAAGACATTTTCAGGATGACGGATGGGAAATGTATGACACCATGGACGCCAGTTTCATATTCGAAAATGGATCTGTCATCCAATGGGATGGAAAAAGCAGAAATAGCTACAGTACTTACGGTTCGGATCGCGGAACTATCATTTATGGTACAGAAGGCTCAGTATATGTAGACCGAGGTGGATACAAACTATTTGATCGATCAGGAAAAGAAACCAAAAGAAATCTTTCCGGTGGAAATGAAGCAGGAACAGCCCTGGGCGGTGGTGGAGATATGAGCACCATTCATATTGTAAACTTCTTTAACTCCATCAGAGGGTTGGAAAAGCAAAACTCCAATATTGAAGAGGGAGCGGTAAGTACCCTGCTTTGCCATCTGGCCAATATCAGCTATAGAACCGGGGAAAATCTTACCTGTGATCCAAAAAATGGACACATTAAAAATTCTAAAAAAGCTGCTGCCCTATGGACTCGATCCTATGAAAAAGGCTGGGAGCCACCAAAGATTTAA